The region TGCACGGGCCTTACAGCAGGCCATTGGCGGCATCGAAGGCGAAATCCGGGTATGCCTGCAATACTTGTTTCAGTCCTGGAATTCACGTGGTCCCCAGCGTTACCGGGACATGCTGCTGGATACCGGCACCGAAGAAATAGCCCACATCGAAATGCTGGCTACGGCGGTGTCGCTCAACCTGGAAGGAGCATCGAGCGGGGTGATCGAAAGCATCGTTGGTGGCGATACGCTGATGGAAAAAATTGTGGGCGGTGGCGATCCCCGTCATTTCTTGTCGGGTGGACTGGGTGCCATGGCGGCCGATGCCAACGGCGTACCCTTCAACGGGTCGTGGGTAGTAAGCTCGGGCAACATTGCCGCCGATATGTACGCTAACGTTATGGCGGAGGCCACCGGCCGTACATTGGCCACGCGCCTGTATGAACTGACCGACGATGCGGGTATGAAAGACATGCTGGCGTTCCTGATTGCCCGCGACACCATGCACCAGCAGCAATGGCTGGCCGTTCTGGAAGAGTTGGGCAACGGCGACATCCGCAATGTGCTGCCCATCCCGAACAGCTTCCCGCAGAGCCAGGAGCATCAGGAGTTCAGCTACGCGTTTGTTAACACGAATATCGACCCGGATGAGCCTTCGGCGGGCCTGAACCGTCGCTGGACGCAGGGCCCTTCGCTCGACGGCCGCAGCGAGTTCCGCGAAATGAAAGCCCAGCCCATTGGTGGTGAGCCCAAGTTAGCGCCCCCCATCCCCGAAGGCCACGCGCAGGTAGAGCAGATCGAAAAAGCCAACTCGAAAAGCTAGGCTGTCTCTTTCAACCGAAGAAGTCCCAATTAGTCAGTGACAAGCTGACTAGTTGGGACTTTTGGTGTTTGGGGGAAGTGGTTAGCCTGTTTCCTAAACGAAACACTCCAATTAAGCTAGTTAAGGTACGTTTAGAAAAAGTACAAAACTGTCATAAATCGAAAATTTAGCATCTCTCGAATTGAACTATTACTAGATCATACGCCCTATGTGAGCCCTGAAAACAGGCCGAATTGTACGTTAAAAGGGAAGAGGGA is a window of Spirosoma linguale DSM 74 DNA encoding:
- a CDS encoding Catalase (PFAM: manganese containing catalase~KEGG: smd:Smed_3979 catalase); protein product: MFYHDKKLQFKVRVDKPNPQFARALQQAIGGIEGEIRVCLQYLFQSWNSRGPQRYRDMLLDTGTEEIAHIEMLATAVSLNLEGASSGVIESIVGGDTLMEKIVGGGDPRHFLSGGLGAMAADANGVPFNGSWVVSSGNIAADMYANVMAEATGRTLATRLYELTDDAGMKDMLAFLIARDTMHQQQWLAVLEELGNGDIRNVLPIPNSFPQSQEHQEFSYAFVNTNIDPDEPSAGLNRRWTQGPSLDGRSEFREMKAQPIGGEPKLAPPIPEGHAQVEQIEKANSKS